The Heteronotia binoei isolate CCM8104 ecotype False Entrance Well chromosome 11, APGP_CSIRO_Hbin_v1, whole genome shotgun sequence genome includes the window agcctctatcatgtcatggaGTGCTGGAAACTGGACATATATCTTGAAGGATTAATAGACAATTACTGAATGGCCCATAAAGATTTGGCACTAAATATTAGAGAGTATAAGCAAATCACATATGAACCAGTCAAAATTTTCCCACAACAATGGTCTCTTGATTTGTGTGAATGTATATtatggctctctcaatcacatgaCAAGTTAGATGTTTATTTAATTAGCTACTGTGACTCCTCTGAAATATGTTTAATGATTTAAAAACACACATTACTGATATTCTGGGCAAACTTTAGTTATTAGCTTTTCCTAGAATTTTTATACatatagatgaagaagaagatagaagatattggatttatatcccgccctccactccgaagagtctcagagcggctcacaatctcctttaccttcctcccccacaacagacaccctgtgaggtgggtggggctggagagggctctcacagcagctgccctttcaaggacaacctctgccagagctatggctgacccaaggccattccagcaggtgcaagtgaaggagtggggaatcaaacccggttctcccagataagagtctgcacacttaaccactataccaaactggctctcctatagagccggaattaatttttttaattgacCTTGTTTGTTCCTGTGAACTGGCACAATGCCAGTTTGGACTCCTTCTGTGTTTAAATGAGGTAGTGAATACTAATTACAAGTAGTTCATGAAGAATTGAATCCTAATAATTAGACACATAGTGCAAAGTAATTGTAGATCTTATTCATTTCCTAAGACAGAAAAAGTTATCAGAATTCAGGGAAATATGCAAGTTCCTTACAGATCACTTCGTACAATCTCCAGAATTCTGACTTGGCCAAGAATAAAGGTTCTGAAATAACTACAGTCTTTGGCATCTCCTTTTTTTGGAACTGGAAGATAGATTAAGCATTTATTTTCCACATTTGCTGGTATagtcttgttaagattttgatgaaTTTAGTTTCTGCAGCTTGAAATAGTTCTATTGATATCCCATCTGCTTCTGGTAATTTTCTCTCAATTGCTTTGACTGCAgatttcacttcactttctaaaactgcaggttcttcaaaagattcttctttgAAGTAATCTGTTATCCTTTCATTTCTTCCATATAGTTCTTCAGTATGTTGTACCTATCTTTTCTTCATTTTGTCCTGCTGAGCTAATGTATTTCCATGTTGATCTTTTCGGATCTCTGTgcttttaaattttcttttgatttcttggatcttgtggaatagatcttttttctttcttgttgTTCTCTTCTATTTATTTACACTGGTTATCATAGTAGTTCTCTGTGTCTCTACATTCTGGTTGCTGGAACGCTGCATTTAGTTTTCTGTTTCTGTCACCTTTTGCTTATCTACCTTTAGCAATTGTAAGAGATTCATCCATCATCAGCCATTTCTTTGCCTACTGGAAGAGTCTTTTGCATGTTCTTCTTTGATAATATCTTTAGTTTCAATCCATTGTTCTTATGGGTCCCATTCATTTGAATCTAGTGTTCTTTATATGTGGTCTTTAAATTTTTCACAATGATGTTGAGATTTAATTTTGGCACTGTGCATGTTTTGGTTTTTCTGCAACTTTATTCTAATTTTTAATATTAACAGTTCATGGTCTGTTCTACAGTCAGCTGCTGGTCTTGTTTAGCAGCAGAAATATTGCTTCTTCATCATTTGCTTCCAATTATGTAATCTATTTAATTTCTGTATTAGCAGGGTTTTTCAGGGTATGAGATTATCAAAAATGGGTTACCATTGCCTTCTTATGGCCAGAACTGACCACAGTTAGCAGAAGTGTCACTGCCATTGTCTGATAGATCCACCAGTGTCACCTTCCACTACTACTCATTCATATGTGAAGTCATATTTTTGAGGTACACTTGCATAGGTCCTTCAGGGACAAGGTTTAGGAATATGCTGTATAAAAGAGCTTAAAGAGGCATCTCTTGGGATGACCATTGTTTGATATCAACTTAAATTTTATCTTCTGTTTAATTCAGACAGATGTACCAAAAAAAGTTGTCCCTTTCCCCCATACTTCACACCAGTAAGTAATGTCTTTTATTCATCATCCTTAATGTTAAGTATCATTCTTCACACCAGGCTTGAAGTAAAAATTGTTGCAGTTAGGGTAATCTTTTGTTCTAAATATCAATTAAAAGAGGCTCATACACTATAGATTGGGTCCTTTACATCTTAATGGCTGTTTCTAGTGCTGCACACATGTGGAAATATTTTTCAaagggtatttttaaaaatatcatagTAGAACTGTTGGTTTGAAACTGAAAAATCTGTGAGCAAATAGTCTTGTTTCAGTATTATTACATTATTAATCTGCTTTCCAAGCAACCACAAATTTATGAAGACAAAATCAGTTATCATTGCTATTTTCTTTCCTCCTGCAGGTTTGCCAAAATGCTTTCACTTTCCTAAAAGTAATCTGGAACAGAAGCCTACGGGGACAAAACATCCTAAAAGCAGAAAGGGCAGCACAAAGGATTCTGTGccaatgcagcaacaaaaaagacaGCCAGAGTTAGTGGAAGGAAATCTTCCAGTCTTTGTATTCCCCACTGAACTTATATTTTATGCTGATGACCAGTCAACGCACAAACAGGTGTTGACTCTCTATAATCCCTATGAATTTGCCTTAAAATTCAAAGGTGGGTCTCAAGTACAACttcattttaaaaacttgtttCAGTATGGTTTTGTACTATTTAAATTCAGAGAAACTGTAGCCAGAATAGGTGTTGACTGTTAAGTATGGTCATCAAGCTTGTGATGTATTTATGCCTTAATACTTCCAATTTTCTTTTATTTCAGTTCTTTGTACAACTCCAAATAAATATGTTGTGGTGGATGCTGCAGGTGCAGTGAAGCCTCAGTGTTGTGTTGATATGTAAGTAAAATAGCTATTTTTGGTTGGATTGTATTGAAACAGGTTTGGAGTGAATAGCGGCCCTGCTTTTCCCCAAAACAACATATTTTCATAGTGCTACAAATTAGTAAAAACTAACTtgcattttgaaacaatttatcAAGTTTTGAATTCCTTGAAAAAGTTTAAAATATTATAGAAAATCTGTAATGGCTTTTTGTTGTTTACACTAGATGTCTAATTAGTTGATGGTCAGAAATGGCAAGCAAATAGTAGCCTTAATTGAAATTAGTGGCAGAATCAGCACATGTTGCAACGAATATGATGTGTTTAAATCTTTGGCATTTTTCAGAATCTACTATCCtctcatttttgttgttttttccttTAGTGTTCTAACCAACTCTGTTGTCACTTGTCCCAGGTATAAATTCTCACCAAAAGATAGTAGTTCTGTCAAAGAAATAGGAAATACTGTTGGTGTACACAGTAGCAGTGCTCTCCTTGAAAGTGGCAGTTCTTATAGTGGCAGTAGCCACTTTCACAAAGAAACTAAATTTCTGTCCCCTTCATAGTCTCTTTTTACTGGGACAAATCTGTTTCACAAAAAAGTAGAGGGGGAACATTTTGGCTGAGCTCTATAATATAACACTGAACATGAAAAATCCTACTGAAGAGACACTTCACTGGGAGTCCCTTTTTGCCTTATGGCTTATTTATGGCAGATACTCCATGATGATGCCAACAGTATGAGAACGAAAACTACAGTCACTGTGGGGAAGAACTACCCCTTCAAAGGAATCCACCAGCATGTTACAGCAGGCAGTATTAACAAAAAGATTTGCAAGATCCAGATCTTTCTCAACCCCAATGTGATCCTTTAATTTCATGGCCATTCCAGGACAACTAATAAAAGTATTTTACACTTCATTGTATGAATTCTTGGAATAGGTTGGGTTAGTGTGGGATAATGATTAGCACAGAGGTCCCCAGTCTGGTGTTTGTGGGCACCATGGTATCCACagacagcttggtgtagtggctaagtgtgcagactcttatctggaagaaccgggttgattccccgctcctccacttgaacctgctggaacggccttgggttagccatagctatcacaggagttgtccttgaaagagcagctgctgtgagagccctctcagccccacccacctcacagggtgtctattgtggacgAGGAAGATATAGgtgactgtaagccgctctgagtctctgattcagagagaagggcggggtataaatctgcagtcatcttcttctttcctgggGCCCAGTAAATGTTTTTGGAAAGTTAGTGGAGCCAGTTGGCACTTGggcagcagggcttctgactggccactggagatccagTGGGCTGggcacattaaaacaacattgtttcaacagtggctgccaccacagtgttgttttttttctctttcactctTCTTTCCCAATGTATTTAAAGAATTATCCCTGTTTTCCTCTGTCCTTAGTCTTCTTCTGTGTGTGGCtctgcttcctgtggcagccattttgtggttgggctTGCCACCCCTCTGTGTCAGGATTCCATAAGtgactgcaggctcaaaaagattggggacccacAGATTAGTATTTTGAACTAGGCCTGGGGAGACTttggttcaaatccccaatctgCTGTGAAGCTCACAGGATGAGCTTGTGCTAACCATTCTCTCTTAGTCTAAGCGACATTACAGGCTTGCGTGTATAAAATGGAAGTGGGGAGAGTCATATACTCCGCCTTGAGTTCATTAGAGATAGAGTGGGATAAATGTCTGATAAATATCAGAATAAAATGTTCCTAAGATCTAACATGTGGACTTAATAGAATAGAGTTTGACTGTGTTGCGCTAGTAGATCAGGATCTACTGTCTAAAATAGGAGAGGGAGAGGGCTTGTAAATCAGGCCATGAGAAGTTCTCTCTGTGAGCAAAATACTATATAATTTTTAAGTACCTGTTCATGCTTTCATCAAGAGTAACAACACTGCTATACATTTTAATTGGCAGTAATCACATAatgctttccttcctctcccaagaTAATGCATAACAATCATGAAGCTTGCTTCCCTTACAGTGTGATTCGTCACCGAGATATTCGACCTTGTCACTATGGTGTGATAGACAAATTTCGGCTCCAGGTCTCTGAGCAAAGCCAGAGGAAAGCATTAGGGCGGAAAGAAGTCATAGCAATGTTGCTTCCCACTGCGAAGGAGcagcagaaagaagaagaggaaaaaaggatAAAAGAACACCTGACTGAAAGTGTCTTCTTTGAGCAGACTTTGTGTCAGCCAGGTAGCTAGATAATTAGGATGTTATTTTGGCTTGATCTCTAGAGAGCCACCTCTTTAAAAATCATTGTTACTCTTATGGGGGGAAAATGCACCTCTTAACCCTTTTATTTATATATGTTCTGTTCCATATGATTTCCATAGTGGCCCTGGCAGCTGTGATCAAAGATGAACATTCTGCTTATGAATGACTAACAAAATGTCTGGCATTACAGTGAGAATAGTGAGCACGTTTTGCTGACATTGCAATATTGTCTCTGAGTgcagcattttacacacacacacacacacattcggTATTTGCAATTCATTCTTATAGAGAAAAGTAAAAGGGTGCCCTCAGACACCCATGGGGCAAGGAATAAAAGTGCTCCCTTGTGGCGCTTGTGGTATTGCCAGCCACTAAGATACCTGCCCCTCTTTGAATAATACCCCTTTTCTGGATTATGTCTCCTGATCATGCAAGAGTGTAGGAGAATGCTGAGATCTGCTCTTATGCAGATTGGTAAATTTCCAGTCACCAGGATGGGTGGAGTGGCTCTGAAAAGAAAGGCTACCCCTTAACAGATTCCTAGCCGTGAAGGTGTTTCAAGTGGATTGGTTTTCTCCTCCACGTAAGtgattagaatgttggactaggatctgcgaGACGTGGTTTTATATCCCtcttctgccatgaaaacttgctgggtgaccttgggccaatcacacacacactgcctaatgtacctcacaggatttttgtgaggataaaatggaggacaggaaacCAATGTTAAGGTTCTTTGAGTCCTCActgggggtataaatgaagtaaagaaagaaagaaaagctgtGCACTCAGgggtgtagccagaaaattttgggtggtggaGCATTGGGAAATCCAGTGGGTCAGGAAAgctgggggaaaggaagagaaataaGAGAGTTGGAAGCTGTTGATGGGATGGCTGCCCCACCTATagccagcagaagaggaagaggactCAGCTTCAGGGGGTGAAAGGCTGCCATtcattcctcctcccctccttgtgACTACTGGCTTCCTCAACTACATGAGTTGGGGAGGGAGAAATCTTCACCTGTCTATCTTTTgtattttgtaattttattttattttgcatttttaacAATCTGTTTATATTCTGGCCTGGAATAAAGAAAATGAGACTGAAGCTTCCCTAACTGTGCCTGGGGTCATTTTGGAAATCCCATGTGCATCTTACATTATTTTTTAGTATTAAAAAAATTCCTGTGGGGTGAGTACTCATCCGTGGGGGGCATTGCTCCCTAATGCCCTCATTGTTACGCACCTGGGTGCACTCAGACCCCATTGTGGTAGGGCAGGAGCCATCCACCCAGCCTTTGGTGAGAATGAAGTCAGCTTTCAGCATACCTCTGCCCCTTCATCTGCTTGATCCCACTGTGGGTAAAATTTGACACTCTTCCATGTGGCTTTTATTTCTGTATTTTACATAAATACAAGATGTCACATGTTGAGTGATTTTTCTCTCTATGATAGGAAAAGCCAAGAGCAACATTGTCTCTTTCCATAGACACTGttgctttaaaatgttgcttAGATGTTTTTACTTTAATATTAAAAGCATTTGTTTTATTTAGTAAATGTAGGTTTCAATCCTGTTTCTTCCCAAGGTCATGGGGATGGGGCGTGCAAAACATTCAGTAAAAATGGTCCTCTGGTTTCAcagtttgtttaatgttttgCTAGTATGAATTAACTCGTTTAAAAAAGATAAGCATGCTGGTACGTTGTCTTCAGGGATAGGCCAAACCATTGTTCAAGTGCTTATTTGTTTGAGACATTTTGAAACGTTTGGCACTTCTTCATATATTCAGGCAGTCTTGTCCCAATCAGTCTGCTTCCAAAGGAAGAATGAGGGGTGGTAATATGAACAAGTTTTTTCTAGACTGCATCAGAAATAAGTGTACTGTAGAAGCCCCAAAGCCTACGGATTTCAAAGTTGATCTCTTAACCTGCCAGAGCTAGACACAAATGAGCTAAGCCAAGGTCTCTGTCACCAGAGCCATGCCACATACTAATAGTAATTTGCTATTCAGAATAAATTTTGCAAGTTTCCTTTATTAGCACAGTAAtatattattttcatttatagttcacctttctcactgggaatcAAGACAGATTCCaagtatgattttaaaaaaaaactttttcagACAATCAGTAAGCAGATTGCAAAATATGGTAACAGCATTTGAAACTAATAGGAAAAAATCCTAGTATGGCAAAATAATGCTGCAGGGATGGGCTTGTTGAAGAGGGGGTGTGCAGAACCAAGAGCAACACATGCAAACATATCTGTTTAAAGCGGCAAAGCAATCTTTGTAAGAAAAACTTTTCCTTAATAAAACTCCCCTCCTGAGCAGATCCATTACACTGCAGCCTTGCTCCCTTAATGCACTTTAATGAAATCCAGAACACATTGGCATAAGCTGAAGTACAGAGCAGGGGAAGGAAACTGTGGGTGACCAGCACTGGTTCAACAAGGGATACCATCTGCTGTTGCCACTGAGAAACTACAGAACCTAACACTCTTTCCCAGATGCTTAGATCTAttttttgtatttcttcctgcAACATGGTCAGTGGCCAAAGCACCTTGGGAGAGCAGGACGTAAAGGAATATTAGGAGCCCCTATCTCCTGGCAAGGCAGAGGCTGCTCCCCTCCAGAATCTACCACTTGAGGGCACCACCTCCCCATGCCATGCCATGGTAGGGACAAAAGTGGAGAGACGGTGACAGGATTCTAGAAGTCATTGACAGTTTGGGAGCTTACTAGAACAGAGAAATGCCTTGAAATTCTGACACTGGAATGCTTGCTTAATTCCCTCCATTGCA containing:
- the MOSPD1 gene encoding motile sperm domain-containing protein 1 isoform X1 — its product is MYQKKLSLSPILHTSLPKCFHFPKSNLEQKPTGTKHPKSRKGSTKDSVPMQQQKRQPELVEGNLPVFVFPTELIFYADDQSTHKQVLTLYNPYEFALKFKVLCTTPNKYVVVDAAGAVKPQCCVDIVIRHRDIRPCHYGVIDKFRLQVSEQSQRKALGRKEVIAMLLPTAKEQQKEEEEKRIKEHLTESVFFEQTLCQPEHRIASSGPSLLTVFLGIVCIAALMLPTLGEVDSLVPLYLHLSVNQKLVAAYVLGLITMVILRT
- the MOSPD1 gene encoding motile sperm domain-containing protein 1 isoform X2, whose translation is MQQQKRQPELVEGNLPVFVFPTELIFYADDQSTHKQVLTLYNPYEFALKFKVLCTTPNKYVVVDAAGAVKPQCCVDIVIRHRDIRPCHYGVIDKFRLQVSEQSQRKALGRKEVIAMLLPTAKEQQKEEEEKRIKEHLTESVFFEQTLCQPEHRIASSGPSLLTVFLGIVCIAALMLPTLGEVDSLVPLYLHLSVNQKLVAAYVLGLITMVILRT